The nucleotide sequence ttttaaatacaggtacttgatgatggctcgatactccaattattcgattttcacaatttcggtggacatcttttttcttttaatttattacgtaACTCTGGTTTAGTTTTTTGGCGTCAAACTTtgcactgacacttctaataagttattgttcgttgctatggtaacgcaatattttgtttatgcatggaactggcccaggctaactagatatcaatacatcctcgtataagATATTCTaggaataaatatgaaatttgaacaTTCCAATTTCAATTAAACTATTTACTCCTACAAAAAATAGTTGCATTTTGACTCACCTTGATTTCTTCTGTATCGAGAGTTGCACTACAATCCATGTTAGATCCACCAATAATAATCTAGAAAATTAATCaccaattttaaaatgaatatttataaaaaataaacaaacctTACATCTAACAAGATTGTGTAAAAACATcgtgaaaattaattatgaattgttccaaaaattttaagacaaataaaatatataataaaataatagtttggaATTTAAATAGATATACATAGCGCGGTCAATGAATTCTCAccctattttttcaaaactttctcCCTTTATTTTCACACATCTTCTAGAACCTCTAACTAAGCTTATTCTAAAGCAAAATATTAGTACGCGCCTGTTTTATTTCATCATCGCTGTTAAATGTTTTACCCCTTAATTCGGCAttcagctttgcgaacaaaaattAGTCGCACGGGGCAAGATCTGTGCTATATGGTAAGGgttcaatctctgtgaagccaTATTCGTGTATAGCAGCATTGGAAGCGAAGCAATATAGACTAGACCATTGTCATGAAGCAAGCGTACACCTCGGCTGATTCTGCCGCgcatttttagataaatttttgaCGCAACTGCTTTAGAAAGTTAGAGTAATATGCCGCGTTCACGATTGTATTTGATTGCTtaaactcaattaaaaaaataccctTGCAGTCCCAAAACATTGTAGCTATCGCTTTTTGGGCACAACAGGacattaatttttgtcatatttagaTGCTCATGTACGATCCTTAGAAcacttgttttggaaaatatcttccactaatttaatgttttctagAGTAGTCACAATCAGTACCTCCCGCACATGGGttatcttctaatgattctcgtcTCAAGCGAAAAAACTgggataaatttttaattattgaaaatgataaacaaaagtAAACGTAAACAGCCTTTATTCTGTGCGcgaaattcaatttgaaatattgatatattgaaaactCTACTGACGGATCGTTCgattaactaaaataaaatagatcGAAGTAGCAAGCtgaaactttgtgtaaagcttGTTGAAACTTGTCACTGACGCGTGCATAAAGGTTTTTGCAAACGCACTCTATTTACTACATGAGGTCTAGAACTCATGGACCGCACTCCGTATAACATCATTATCTACTAACAGGTCTTCTACAGATGTAATCAGTCTCGGTGGTAGATGTTTCATCGTTTTTCAAACTGTCCAGCTTCGCCAAAGACACAGCAATCTTAGCTGCTACTTTggcattatttttaattagagcAATATCTATAATTCATGTTAAAGAAATTGCGGTAGCTATTTATGtcaaatagaaatagaaagtaTATGCCAATTAAgtcttcattatttattaagttaGATGTCCTCTGTACTTAATAGTGGTAATATTATTGTTCGTTTCACATTTATTGAAAAGGATACTGCTTTTAAGAGATTTCCCTCCCGTAATATcagaaatttttgataacaaGAATGGAGTTATTGATTTtccttgaatatttttttgttttgcctCCTCGAGGGCTTGTTCAATAACGTCGTTCATAATTTCTGGATCTAAAGCAAACTCTTCGGGTACAGGTACTCCAAAAAGCATACCTACAAAATatagttaatataaataattcacaCCTTTTAATAATCTGAATGATTTAAGTCAAAAAATGGACTTTATGATAAAATTCGATTCGATAAAAAACTGGTCACAGTTATTCGTATTTAATAATGATGATCATCCCTATGATAAGaagaacttttttattaagttttttactgctttttttcattattcgaaaattttaacaattgatcaaaaagtttttattgtaatccatttttttatggaaatagaaggaattttttcgttttgttgaAGTAGGgactgtattataaaaaaaaatgatttgtgtaCATAACTCATGGAAGATGTTGCCACTTTACTTATTGGTAATTTTGGACCCTCagcaaattttccattttatacatTAAAGATATCTAAATAATCAATATGGTCagtcaaataaaatgaatggaaaatacaaatattgaGGTATTACCAGATTTTATTCCCAAATCTCTGTTGAATTTGATAACTTTAGCCGCCTCCTCTGAATTTTCGACGAAGTAAGGTACCTTTAAACCGCTTTTTCTAGAATAAAAAGCCGGAAAATCATTGGATGAACCAAAAGTAGCGACAAACACCCCTTGGGTTTCCAAGAATTCTAATGTTTTTGATATATCCAAAATTGATTTCACTCCACTAGATATTACTGCTACACTGGATTTTCCTAATTCTATTAAATCAGCAGAAACATCCAAAGTTTTTTCAGCTTCTCGGTGAACGCCTCCGACACCTGAAATAATATGGATGTtatcaatttaaacaaaaaaacagcAAACCCTAGTTTCTTATTTCCACTATCAGTATGGACGTAGAAAAATTGATTATGTCAATAATTATTGAGTCTTGAATTAGTTCTTATACCTCCTGTTGCAAAAATGGGAATATCCATTTTATCAGCTACGAGAAGAGTTCCAGCAACAGTGGTTCCTCCATTTCTCTTATGACTTAATGCATATGACAAATCTCTCCTTGAAATTTTGATAGGTTTACTAGATTCAGTGTCACTAAGATAATTTATTTCACGTTCTGTCAATCCAACTTTAATTTTACCACCAATTATGGCTATCGTTGCTGGCGAAGCGccctaaaaaataaattagctaAGAATTTGCATTGAACCtgtcgaaaaattaatttcctactgggtatttttttctcttgtaATTTTTGTAGTTGTTCGCCTCCATAATGCGTATTTGAACATAATACACACAAACCCTGAGGCCTTATCCCCAAGCCCACCAAGGACAATCaagatttcaaatattaaacTACAATTgcgatatatttttgaaaaatgggttttCTGAATTTGGAAGGAAGAGTTCTAGTTAAAGACGGCATAATTCTTATTTGGGAAAATGTGATAGAGTAAGTTCTAATATCAGATTAGAATTTCACGGAACAAAGTATAGACCTGTCTTCTCGACAATAGTGATGTCAATTTAACTGCAGTTGTGGGAAGGGTTTTATCAGGGAAGCTataatttttcaccaaaaatttctcataaaacaaataactttaTTAATAGTTTTGATTTGTTCTATTATCAGAACCCAGTTACGACCAGGCATTAGTCTAAGTCTGGACAACCTTAGTATAGACATCATCAGTCAGCCCAGCCTGTGCTGCTGTTGTTCAGACATAGACTATTCGGTTCAACTGCTTTGACGCGGTTGACTATTTCTTTCTATTTAGAAACCTATAGAATGGTTTATGCCCAGGTATAAACCTTTTCCATTTCTACTCCCGATGTAGCTGATGTGGTGTTAAAAGTGTTTCGTCTCAAATTTATTCTGATCggtgaaaactttttatttattcaagataCACATTCTTCTGAATAATTAATTCTATATTAGGATGAAAAAGGAATGGGGATTTCTACTTCCTCTTCATCCACATCATAATGGTATTATTCATTCTGCCTTACAAAATATTAGTGAGATTGTAAATaggaaaaagtgaaaaaacatttatgtgTATTATTAATTCAACTTCTCTTTCTATCTCAGATGCTAAAGACGAAGCTATAGGTACCTATTATATGAATTTTAAGAGGTTAAcagaacaagaaaatttttatagtgctttatatactaatattttaCCTGTTGCCTGACAACATTCTCCACCTCTAAAGCGCATTCTTTATTTTGAGGAAACGACATTCCATGTGTAATAATCGTGGACTCCAATGCCACTACTGGAAGTTTATTCTCTAAAGCGTATCTCACTTCTTCACTTATCTGGATGCAATTTTGCGATAGTTGCCGATGCATTATAGTTTCACGCACACTTTTTGCGCTACAGCGTATTTTCcgaaaaatgttcattttacAAGAAACCGATTGTAAAGTATTCAAATCAATTGTATCCAAATTGTTgttagtttattttgtaaagaTAAAATTGGTTTATCAATAACTATTATTAGATTAATTTGAATGGTAAGAATACTGATAAagcaatgaaaatattaatagcGAGTGGCGTGCAGATTAAAGTTGGAGAAGGGAAGATGAACAAGTAAACGACTGAAAGGTTTCCTAACCCAATGATCATCTGGCTTTATTACAGGGGCAAAATAAGctcaacaaatatcaaattattgaaagGTAAGTTGGTAAGCAACAAAACATATTATTTGTACAATATGTTACTTAATAATTCTTAACTATTATTCTATCATATCCGCATTCACTTGTATTATTATCCTTTAATTAAATCTTCATTATCTTTATCTAAACCAATTTCATTCCCTACTGTTTCTCCGTCTGAGTGTTCTGTAGTTAAAGAATTATCACCAAGGGTGTTAGTAGTGTCAGCATATCGTGTATGATCAAGATCTGACTGTTGGAGAagcaaattattttcattcaaataattttaattgtatattacATGTAGGTATTTGGAAGCGTGATTATTTTTGAGtctgtttctttttgtttttagtgGATATCTACATATTGCAAAAATGACCGTTCTATGGTAGTAGTCGTAGGTGGGCAACTTAAAATTTCTGCAACAACTttactattttttgtaaaaccatTAATTTTCTTATCTTTGAAACTcccaaataaaattatgttgaaaatctCCCAGTTTTTCTGGAGCAACTTCTCACATTACCATGCCTATATATTCTTTCGGTATCAATGTTTCACctacatattttgttaatatctattagaaactgtaaaatattgtgtaaagAACCGTATTGAATATTTCGTAATTCACTTTGTAATTAATTCAGTAAATTACAATTCAACATCACTGATCAGTTGCCAAAACCTCCCAGTTGTCGCTTTCCAATTTATTAAGCATTATGTGCAAAAAACCCATGGGTTCGACGCTCATGAGCTTGTCACACAAACAAACTTGGTATGTTTTGTGTCaagtgtcaaatttgaaaacattttttaaattctttatttatttggttcTGTGTCTGAAATACAAGGTACTTGATTAATTGAGTGAAAAATACGAATAGATACTCTATGGAAGCACTTCTTTGAAACAATACTTTTTACTATATATACCTTCTAAAGCCCTTTTATAGTCTTCTATTAATGTAATAATGCATTTTCTCAATTTGTTTGTGTAtccaataacataaaaaaatttatttgaaataaacacaaATGTTAATATGTTAGTTGGTAAAATGTTGGCAGCCAACTTCATGTATGTCATATGTCAGTTGTCTAAGTTGTCGCTGAAAATGATATGTAATGTAGCAAgcgtatttttctttatatattaccAAGAACAGATACAATCTCTAGCTGGAGAACTGTGAATATGCCAAAACATTTTAATGAGTACGAGATTTACCCAGCCTACTGTCTAATATCATCAGATAATGATCCAGTACAATATGAAGATGCAGTGAAAGTGAAAGATTGGAGAGATGCTATGGAAAAGGAGTTGACTCgcacgaaaatttgaaaacgtgGTCTGAAACGAATCTACCTACAGGTAAAACAGTAATTGAGACTAAATAGGTATACAGACCAAAGGAATATGGAACAAAGAAGGAAGAGTGGTGGCTAGAAGCTTTCAGATGAAGGAGGAGCATCCATTTGAACCTGTCTACTCGCCTATTGCTTTTATGTCAACAATAAGATTAATTCTATCAATGGCAttgcaacaaaattttaaaataagacaGTTGGACATTCCAATGGCTTTTCTTAATGGCTATTTGGAAAATGAAGTATATATCTATGCCACCTGGTCTAGAGTCAAAATCAccagttttaaaattaaacagaTCTTTATATGGATTCAAAGAGTCTCCTAAAATATGGAATGATACATTTAATGACTTTGCAAGTAAGAACAAATTTGAAAGATCAAAATATGATTGTTGTTTGTATCATAATGGAAAAGTATGGATCCTTATTTATGTCGATGACATGTTGGTAGTCGGAGAAGAAAAGGAAGTGGAAACAGTAgtcaatttattgaagaattttttaggTATGGATATAACAAggacagaaaataaaatagtaaataatcAGAAGTATATAGAGAAGCTGCTAGACAAGTTTAACATGAAAGAATGTAAATCAAAAACAACACCTATGGTCAAAGGATTTCAATACTTAAGTGAAAACGAAATAATAGAAGTGCCTTATAGACAAATAATATGAGGACTTATGTACCTGTCCACAACCACCAGACCTGATGTGACTTTTTCAGTATCTTATTTGAGTAGATTTCTAGATAAACCTACAGTTGAAGTACGGAACGCAGCGAAAAGAATCTTACATTATTTGCAGGGAACAAAAGAAATGGGGCTAATATTCTACAAAAACACTACTGATGAAATTAAACTAGTGGTATATTCAGATGCTGATTGGGCAACAGATACAACTGACAGAAAGATTGTAGTGGTTGCATAATACTGTATGGAATGAATCCAATATCATGGTTTTCAAAGAAGCAAAACTGTGTAGCATTATCTACGGCAGAAGCTGAATATGTGGCAGCGGCTAGTTCTACTCGAGACCTAGTGAATATAAAGGGTATTTTGagtgattttaatattattatcggCGCAGTTCTTTATTGTGATAATAAAAGTTCTATTTTAATGTCAAAGTCCAATGAAAATTCTAAGAGAGCTAAGCACATAGATATtaagaatcattttttaaaagacTTAGTtacgaaaaaagaaattactGTAAGTTATGTgtcaacaaaacaaaatttagctGATATATTGAATAAACCTTTAGTTAAGGATACTTTCATTTACTTAAGAGGAAAATTAAGTGGAGTCTAAGTAGTTAGGTTGCGATTTTCATGTATCATTGTATGAAACATTTTAATCGAGGAGTGTAGTTGGTAAAATGTTAGCAGCCAACTTCATGTATGTCAGTTGTCGCTGAAAATGATATATAATGTAGCAagcatatttttctttatatattaataaaatatttaaacttctaGAAAGTAATCATTATTTCAATGCAAAAAGGCTCTTCCAAGTAATAATCaaacataaattgaataaatacctCCAGAATGTCAATTCTACAGTTTGTGtttaaaacacaattttaaatGTCATGGAGCCCAAATATTTATCTGGTCAATGCTAAAACGTAATTGTGCTCGACACACAGATCTTGAAAACGGGGGTTCGAAACCATACACATCAAGTAAATAGCCTGGGATA is from Diorhabda carinulata isolate Delta chromosome 1, icDioCari1.1, whole genome shotgun sequence and encodes:
- the LOC130896892 gene encoding uncharacterized protein LOC130896892: MNIFRKIRCSAKSVRETIMHRQLSQNCIQISEEVRYALENKLPVVALESTIITHGMSFPQNKECALEVENVVRQQGASPATIAIIGGKIKVGLTEREINYLSDTESSKPIKISRRDLSYALSHKRNGGTTVAGTLLVADKMDIPIFATGGVGGVHREAEKTLDVSADLIELGKSSVAVISSGVKSILDISKTLEFLETQGVFVATFGSSNDFPAFYSRKSGLKVPYFVENSEEAAKVIKFNRDLGIKSGMLFGVPVPEEFALDPEIMNDVIEQALEEAKQKNIQGKSITPFLLSKISDITGGKSLKSNIALIKNNAKVAAKIAVSLAKLDSLKNDETSTTETDYICRRPIIIGGSNMDCSATLDTEEIKLDGKMYQTQFMYTAGGVGRNICEAMFKLDCPPNFLTMVGDDFHGIQIKASIPIECSRFVNVNKTKGTANCIIVFDKAGDCKVLMGDMAIHKEITPELILKQEPTIKQAPLVIMDGNLSFETMEEILRIAETQNIPVFYEPTDVAVARKPFKSKHAKAIKFVTPNLNELYEIADSLNIKHKKPSILKDIALLSQEVVNYVDNVIITMGSQGILIARKGSASDSFLQRSTSFTFSARYYPTTSITNLINVSGAGDCFASGFIASLLSNKSEEISISVGFAAAKLALFSQAAVPKYLFDNTHMSWSTPASYVTVI